A genome region from Chlorobaculum tepidum TLS includes the following:
- a CDS encoding DUF721 domain-containing protein has translation MSKAKPPRELGGIIADVFCKIGMTEAYDEYKTLHAWKNVVGETIAKVTSVEKMKDGNLYVKVKSPSWRMELNFRKRDITKRLNKAVGYEMIRTIIFK, from the coding sequence ATGAGTAAAGCAAAACCACCGAGAGAGCTTGGCGGGATCATAGCTGATGTTTTCTGTAAGATCGGCATGACGGAAGCCTATGATGAATACAAGACACTTCATGCTTGGAAAAACGTGGTCGGAGAAACTATTGCGAAGGTGACATCAGTAGAGAAAATGAAGGATGGAAATCTCTATGTGAAGGTAAAGAGCCCTTCGTGGAGAATGGAACTCAACTTCAGGAAAAGAGATATAACGAAACGACTCAATAAAGCTGTTGGATATGAAATGATACGAACGATTATCTTTAAATAA